One Nerophis ophidion isolate RoL-2023_Sa linkage group LG23, RoL_Noph_v1.0, whole genome shotgun sequence genomic window carries:
- the LOC133541268 gene encoding galectin-1-like has product MKLEVSDINLKVGDQLKIKGEIPHDAERFQIDLGLDADDLALHFNPRFHDDTDGAVVVCNSKTAGCWGVERRETQHPLQRGTQVKMVLKLTGQMFEVELPHGHQIHFPNRVDMEVINYLKITGDFKLTSLKICM; this is encoded by the exons ATG AAACTGGAAGTGAGCGACATCAACCTAAAAGTGGGAGATCAGCTGAAGATAAAAGGAGAGATTCCACACGATGCTGAAAG ATTCCAGATCGACCTGGGCTTGGATGCCGACGACCTGGCCCTGCACTTCAATCCTCGTTTCCATGACGACACCGACGGAGCCGTTGTGGTGTGCAACTCCAAGACTGCGGGCTGCTGGGGGGTAGAGAGGCGGGAAACACAGCACCCCCTGCAGAGAGGCACGCAGGTCAAG ATGGTGTTGAAGCTAACTGGCCAGATGTTTGAAGTGGAACTTCCTCACGGACACCAGATCCACTTTCCCAACAGGGTGGACATGGAGGTCATCAACTACCTGAAAATCACAGGAGACTTCAAACTGACTAGCTTGAAGATTTGCATGTAG